atagtataatactagtaaaatatatactagttaaattttacttttataatacttatataactactattaaatacttaactataagtatataatataaaaaTCCAATTaaaaaagtatatatatatactaaaaatagCTTTTTTAATATAAAGCCTACTAAAATATTTTAGCTTAAGCTACTGTTAAGGACCACTAgtaaaatatactataatctTAACATTTTAAGATTTCTAACTTTAAAgacttaatactttatatatagtatagtagaagCTTTTATACCTATTATCTATAGTtattttatagttatatataatatataatatttatagattatttagggttagggttaaGGAGCTAGGGTTGTTAGTTTTAGTAGATTTTAGGTGTAAAACCtggccgaaatgggggggtggccgaaaagtgggtggtTTGACTTACATATTTTGACCCAATGCGATTGAGGATTAACACGATCTCATCCATCAACGTCATGCCTTGTCCATACTTCGTGACTCAAGATGCAAATTGACATGAGCACCTTGTTCCTCAGCAAAGTATGGGGCATCCAACAGACATTTCGTtacgatgatgatgctgacgTGAGGACAGAAATGTGGTGAAGTTCACAGACAAAATTACCGAGACTGGCGATAGGGGAGCTCGAGTGACGTTGTCTGAGGACGGGGTCCGATGTACAACAAACAGAGTTGAGTACCCGGCGGCGACCGTGGTGGTCGCTATGCATGTTTTTTTTACTAATGTGATTGTGGAATAGTACTGGTCCGTCACGTTGTTAGGTTTGATATGTTCCATCAAGCTCCTCTTCGGTGCCTATGCGGTCTTGGGTGTCTATGGAGGTTCTTTTCGTGTGTCCCGAGCCACGTGGACTACTCTTGTCTCAAGCCGGCCCCACCCAGCTCATCGTGGAAGTTGAGCAAAGGCGGCGAGGCAACTCATTCAGCTCACTCAGCTCACTCAGCTCGCTCAAATGGTTAGAGACATCTGAACGTAGACTTCGCGGCGTATCTTGTACACacgacggggggggggggggttctgAACTGTGCCGCACACGGGTCTACGGCTAAAACTGCAGCATGTTCTTGGCTGGCGCCCACGCTCAAGCATCAAGTCCAAAACCCAGACTGACTCTGCTGTAGTTTGGAGAGGCGCGTTACGACCTTCCCAAGCAAGATTAGCGGAATCCCAAGAGCTTGACCGCCTCCATCCGTAGTGGATCTGACACAATCTTGGTTGGAAGTTTGAACCCCGGCCGGAAACGACATTTCGGCTCGGCCCCGGCTCAGTACCCGCCGAGTTTGGTGGAAAAGGGCGGGTAGCATCGCTAACGAGTCAGCTCGTTGGTTGGGGGGCCTGTTAAGGTCAATGGGTCAATGGCGAGCTTAACCACTAGCATCACGTACATAGTAAGCCAGGTGGAGCATAGCACCTGTGGAGCATAGCACCTGCGGCGCATGTACTTGTAGTCTTGTCTACCTGTAGACCGCCGCAAGCATAGGTGTTCCGCCCTTCGAGTACAGCCAACCTCTTCCGCCCTTTGAATACAACCAACTCCCACCGCCCTTCCGCTCTGCGTACCTAGCTGACAGCACGCCTCCACCTTTTCCAACACAACCAACAACACCCCGCCCGCCCTTGGAACGTCCAACGCCCCGCCCTGCAAACACAGCCAACGACGCTTGGCCCTTTGGACAACCGACAGCTCTCCGCCCTTGGAAAACAAACAATTGAACAGATGTTAGCAAGCTGCCTTTTGCGGGATGATGAATTTCGTAGCCTGTTTGGTTGATGAGAAAGGAGGTCTAGTTACCTAGTTAGCATAGCAATTGAAAACTTGAGATTGCAAACCTGTCGGGTGCTTAATAGGAAGCCTTATTCTGCTCCTCGCCATTGACCAGTCTCTTGTTCATCTCCATCGCTACTTCAAATCAGCATCCTCATATCGGCATCCAAGCAATTCATGCAAGCCTTCTCAACATCAATTGTGCAACTTTTTACCAGGTAAGTTGGCCTGCTAAAGTTCCTTGTTTGCAAACATGCAAGGACAAAGACTGACTTGGTCGGCAGGCTCCCATCTAGCTACCAAACTACACATTAGAAAAAGCCATTTTTGTTGTTTCAGTTGCATTGGCATAACAGTAGACTCAGATCAACCACCACTCACAAGCTCATCGACCAACATTCCTCAACATGGGTCTTTTTTCCGGCCGGGTTGAAGCACGTGCGGAATCGGTGGACGATTCTCAAAGTGAGAGCGTTCGAAGCCAGAGCATCCTGGGGGAATCCAAGAGTGAAGCGGGCTGGAAGGACCCCGGTCCTCCCCCGGATGGCGGTGTCCTCGCGTGGACTCAGGTCCTCGTAGGGCATCTGATCATCATGAATACATGGTaggtccccccccccccccctcacaTCGTGATTTGATTTCACTTCTTGCGGACAACGGCCACGGAATGATGTTAAGATTGGTCCAGGGGAAACATCAACTCGTTTGGTATCTATGAGACGTACTATGTCGAGTTCCTCAACCGCTCTCACGCAGACATCGCATGGATCGGAAGCGTGCAGGTCTTTTTGGTCTTCTTCATTGGCACATTCTCGGGCCGTCTGACGGATGCGGGATACTTCCGTCCGGTGTTTGGTAAGCAACAGGCCCCTACACGATCCCAAGAAAGACGGAGAGCTCATGCAGCCTAGTTTTCGGCACCGTATTgaccctcctcggcctcttcatGGCCTCTCTGTCCACGCAATACTGGCAGCTATTCCTGTCCCAAGGAATATGCGTCGGTCTTGGGGCTGGCTGTCTGTTCTGCCCAGCGCTGGCGATCGTGTCGACATACTTCTCCAAGAGGAAGATGTTGGCCATCGGAATTTGTGCGTGCGGCAGCGCCACCGGAGGCTTGGTCTACCCGGCCATGTTCCAGCAGCTCATCCCGACCCTTGGCTACGGGTGGACCATGAGGGCCTTGGCTTTTGCTACAATGGTCTGCCTGGTAGTCTCCAATCTCCTGGCGAGACCGAGACTGCCACCCTACAGCACGGGGCCCATCGTGGAActcgccgccttcaaggAGCTTTCGTACACATTGTTTGCGATTGGCATCTTCCTGGTCTTCTGGGGCGTCTACTTTGCCTTTTACTACCTCAGCTCgttcggcgtcgacatcatcggcatTCCCCAAAACGAGTCGTTCAACCTGTTCCTGGTTctcaacggcgtcggcatcatAGGCCGCACACTCCCCGCATACTTGGCCGACCGCTACACGGGACCCATGAACATCCTCCTGATGGTCACAGTCGCCTCGATCATCTGTGCCTGGGCGATGATTGGCGTCACGTCCCGGGAAGGGCTCTACGCCTGGACAGTGGTCTACGGCATTGTTGGAAACGGTCTCCAAGCGATGTTCCCGGCCACACTGAGCAGCTTGACAACGGACTTGAAGAAAGCGGGAGTCAGGATGGGGATGATCTTCGTAAGTGCTCTCTACCACGCTCCCCAAGTCGCTACGTGGGAGTCAAGACTGACTTTTTGGTATAGACAATCGTGAGTTTCTCTGTGCTGACGGGGCCACCAATTGCTGGTCTCTTGATCACAAGAGACAACGGCCGCTACATGTACGCGCAAGTcttcgcggcggcgtccatgGTCGTTGGTTTCTTATTCCTCTGCGGTTCTAGGCTCGCGGTGACAGGCAAGGTTTTGCTCTACAAAATCTAGCGGCCTGTCGCAGCTTCATATGTCACTGGTAACGGCTTGGAGGAGGGTTTTCGCGATTACCACGGCCATGTGCCGGCGCTGTTTTCACAATCATCATGTCTGGAAAAGATTATGAACTGGAGTTAGAGGTTTGCATTCATTACAGACACTAGACGGTTGCATTTAGCATTTCTCCTTTCTTCGAGTTAGCCAAAGTAGTCAATAAGAGGTTCCCACTCGGAAGCGGAACTGTCATCGTTACTCGTGTCTTAACCAACGTCGAATTAGAGAACATTCCCGGGTCTTTCAGGGCTCGTAGTGAGTATCAGATCTTCTGCTTATTACGTATCGGTTAAAAGACATGAGAGACACTGAAGAGCTTTTGGAGAAGGTTGGACTCTGTCAGATTGAGCACACCGGAACCAGAATCAAGGATTATGTTGATCGACGAATCGGTTAGCCATAACAACTTTTCTTCCAAATGCCCTCAAAAGAGTATTTACTTTGTCCCTTGCAAGAAGAGAAGCCACTTTTTTCTACACCATTGAGCCAATCGCATCATAATGAAGCGTGCTACTCGAATGACATCGCACATACGGTAGACATCACTCACTGTTGCTGGTAGATCTGACGACTCCATCATCATTGTGGACGCACTCAAAGTCCATCCAGAAGGCTCTCTTCCCGACACGTCGAAGAGCATGCATGCCCTATGCCCTTGATGTCTCTTGATAAGTTTTTGCAGTTTTTCTGCTGGTGTTAATTGTGGATCCGTCAGAATGACTGTACTTTGAGAACTCCCCTCCATTGGCGACTTTTAAATGCATCTGTGTAAATCAAACGAAGACAAAGACGAACTCGAAATCGACGTTTTCTTCGTTTCCCACCAGATACACTTACGCTTTGACAGGATCACATCATTGATGTGTGTCCAAGGCCCTTTGCAGCCGTCCAATGACCTAAATACCTCATCTGCCCCCAACCAGACGCCAGCTCCTGTTATGTCTGAACAGCGTCACTACATGACTGGGTCTTCGAAGTGCCTAGTCTTTGCCTCGTCCTCTGCTAGCGATGTACTAGCATGGCCCTTCCCTCGCGGGCTTAGAGTGAGTGGCAGGGGCCTACATTTCTGGCAGATAGATGCTGTGAGTACTATCATCAACAGATGGCGTATGGTGTTGCCTACATTCTCATTTACCAGGCTCAAAACGTTGTGGCACAGGCCTACTAATTCTACGAATGTTTTACGGCATCAGAAGGCTAATTCTTGTACATCAACGACGTAGAAACTAGATGATGAAGCATCTTGGGCTTAAACCAGCCCCACAAGAACGAGTGCTTCTCCATGCGAAAATGTTCCATTGTCTTCATTCTTACCGACGACATTGCCATTTCCTCCAATCCAAAACATCAAGACAATGCAAGGGCTAACACCAATATTTTGCATGTCTAATGTTAGCTGAGTGATGGGTGACTTGTCACGAACCCAGTAGGGTACCACTGGCTGCCCAGACCTCGAAGGATTCGGATATCGGAGTGGAGGACTCTTGCAGCGGTCTACTTCAACGGACCCCTAAAATAGCCCCCTACAACACCGATGCCCCCCCGGAGCTCCGCCTAGGGGATTTTAATCGGTAAAATAGGTCTCCAGCGCTGCCTATCCTTAGGGCAATAGGGGCCAGAGACGGATTTGGTCACCCATTAGCCCCTCTTTCAGTTGACCTCTTCACTCTGTATAGCGATCCTGGCATGACTCGGGCTTGTTCCAAAGCATCAGGGATCACCAGGCTCTAAAAGCAAGAAAACCTAGTTTTTCCTTGGCAACTATATCGAGATCGTAATCACCAACAACAAAGTCGAGCTAAACCAGAGCTAATGTACAGCACCTATGGCAATGGACCAACGAGTCAAATACCAAGGTTCAGCATAAAGGCAGTCTATCATTGGGTGACGGGGCAAAATGGGACCCGAAAATTATGCCGCAGCCATTGACAGATCAGGAATTGCTCATACCGTACAAGGTTCGTCACCTGTTTGTTTGCTGCAGCAACTGACCACAACAACTACCGTATCACACCCCGAGTCAGCCATCCGGCCCGTTGTTTTCTTCAAATCCATGTAACTTGTCGGAGCAGAAATCACACGGACGATCAAATATGGGGAATGGTCAATTTCACACGAGCTTCCTAGGGTCTCTGAACTTCGTTGTATTGGTGATTACTTATCTCCCCGTGGGTATACTTTTCCTACCTTGGGTGGAGTCGTTGTCGAGATTAGCTTCGTAGATCGGCAATTGGGGTGGCTCCTCACAGGACTTAAAGTTTCGGATGAATACGGTATAGACAAATTAACCATCCCATGAGTGGGACTTGGTGGGGGTATTCCGGGAATCAGGATGACAAAAATGGAAACCAAAACGGAATGAAGAAGTATGTACCATCTGCGCAGATGCGTATGTTTGTTGGGCATCTTGGCTCAGCCTTATCCGGGGGCATCATCCGTTGATTAGTTATCAATGGTACTTGTGTAGTCGTCCAAGAAGTGATCCAACTGGACGCGCTAAGAAAACACCTGTTGTTCTCATCCACCTGCTTTTGATGGCACTTCCGGATCAGGGTATGGCGATACACTCAGCAGAACCGCTGCCGAAGCTGCTAGGTATCATCATGCCGCCATACGGATACGTCGTTGTGACCATCTTGTTCGTGGTCAGTTGGAAAGCATTCGCGCCTCGAAACAGGGACACTTCAAAGGCTTCACTTAGAAGACTTCCGATACTTGACCAGGGTAAATGGTGGGATTTATTCAACCTCAAACCAATATTCAACTTTTACCTTGATGGCAGACGAGCCCTCAACCAAGCCATTGATCAAGCTGATGGCAAGCCATTCCGCATCCTTGGTCCGGGTAGAGAACTCGTCGTACTGCCCCCGGACTATGCCGAAGAGATAAGAAATGACAAGAGGCTGGACTTCTCGAAAGTGGTGGCACAGGTATCATCCCATTGATCCATTCGCTGTGTGATACATGCTGATCCCGATTGGATCTGTAGTTTATTTCGCACGACCTGCCTGGTTTTGAGGGGTTCGCCAGCGGTTTGAAAGACTTGCCGGTAGTCCTGGACATGTGCAAATACAAACTGACGAGAGATCTTGGTACGAGAAGTGGACTTCATATTGACAGCTGCAAAGACACCATCTGACGCTGACGTCTTAGCAAGCGTGATTGAGCCTCTGCCGCACGAGTGCAATTTGGCGTTGGAGGAAATTCTCGAGATTCCTCATGGTCAAGGTGAGGGCCTCCAAGACGCTCAGTGACGACAAGCCAAACATTCACTGATATCACGGTGCTGTGCAGATTGGCAACGCGTTGCGATCAAGAAGCGGCTCAACCTAGTAGTCGCTCGGCTTTCCGCACGCGTGTttct
This genomic interval from Colletotrichum higginsianum IMI 349063 chromosome 9, whole genome shotgun sequence contains the following:
- a CDS encoding Major facilitator superfamily transporter translates to MGLFSGRVEARAESVDDSQSESVRSQSILGESKSEAGWKDPGPPPDGGVLAWTQVLVGHLIIMNTWGNINSFGIYETYYVEFLNRSHADIAWIGSVQVFLVFFIGTFSGRLTDAGYFRPVFVFGTVLTLLGLFMASLSTQYWQLFLSQGICVGLGAGCLFCPALAIVSTYFSKRKMLAIGICACGSATGGLVYPAMFQQLIPTLGYGWTMRALAFATMVCLVVSNLLARPRLPPYSTGPIVELAAFKELSYTLFAIGIFLVFWGVYFAFYYLSSFGVDIIGIPQNESFNLFLVLNGVGIIGRTLPAYLADRYTGPMNILLMVTVASIICAWAMIGVTSREGLYAWTVVYGIVGNGLQAMFPATLSSLTTDLKKAGVRMGMIFTIVSFSVLTGPPIAGLLITRDNGRYMYAQVFAAASMVVGFLFLCGSRLAVTGKVLLYKI